AGACGTTGTGCTGAGTGTTTGCAGCTTCAATCCTGTGACTGACAGACCGACACTTCTTGGGACTGATACTTTTCTCATGACTGTTGTGTGAGGGCGCCGCAGCAGCTACAGCCTGTTTGGGTCCAGCTGACCGCCGTGCGTCTTCACTCGGTGGAAAACGACACGTGCTTGCGCTGTGGGGTTTCACTACTTTAAATTTGGCCGTGTTTCCCTCCTCGGGTCCCGCCGCTGACGGAAGAAGTTTCCGCGCCTCATCCTGGATCTCAGCTCGGCCCAGgccgctgtccatggtgctggaGACTTCCCCTCGGCCCAGAGAGCGGCAGAGTTTACCGGAGAGCTGCGATAACATCCAGCGGTCGCCTCCATTCAAGGTGTCTGCCATCACCAAGTATTGGTTGACGTTTGCCAAACAACTACGGAAGCCAGTTTGGTAATCAGAAAACTCGGAAGCAGCGGCGGTGCCTGAAAACAATTGAAAGACACCTTAACGTGAATGACGCACAGAATCGGTGCAAAAAGGATTTAAGCTGCGCGTAAATGGTCCATAAAATCATCTTAGATTATCCAGTGGTTGAACCTTTGATGTCTCGGTCTACTGTAAGAGTGAAGTTATAACTCACAGCTCTGGATCTTTTGGAGGTTCCTCAGATGTTTCACAGTGAGCTCCAGGATGTCGGCCTTTTCCAGTTTGCGCTTTCGAATCTGAGAGAGAGATTACATTATTCAGACAGGTTTCTTCTAATAATTACTACAATTACATCGATTGCAACTGCAGTTGTGTTCAGCATTGTAAAGTTGCATCCTGAATACGTACATTGCTGCTGTAGTAGCTCTCCAGAAGAGATTTTAACTGGTCCAAACACTTGTTTATGCGAGCTCGTCGTTTCTTCTCCATGAGTGGTTTGGATACCTGTAAAAACAAAGCGAGTACAATGAATATTGCACACAGCACTCTTCGTGGGAATTCAATTTTCTACCTCAAATCCAGTTCACCTATTAAAGTAGTCTACACACCTTGTGCCCAGACATGGGCTTTGACTTTTCTCCGCAGTCTGTCGTAGCCACCATCCTGTTAGTCCTTCTCTGGTTTCCTTGAAGTtactttctttccctctgtggtGCAAGAATGAAGGATTTGACCCTGAGTGGATTTATATAGAGACGCCCACTTAACATCTCAATGCAAACAGTCCCGCCTGTCTCTTGCGCTCAGATGAGGAACACTGGCGTCACTAGACAGACAAAACCAACCAAAGACCCCGACTCACCACAGAAATCTGAATCATTTTGAGCTGCTCAAAAATATCTTTTAACTTtctgaatgtttcttttttttttttatcacgaAATCATTTCACCTGAATTTTGTCAGAATTTGTTTCTTCAGGTAATTTTATTCAACTAACAACAACCTGTTAACAAATGATGCAGGCGGCAGAGAAACAGCCAGAGAAATGAACACAGATTGATAATAGGTGCAGTGCATAGTTTATAGGCCTATTGCATTATGGTTACATGAAGTGCAAATACAGAAGAAACGCCGCGTGGGGCAGAAAACTAAAGAGAAGCGTAGAAATCATAAACATAATGGGTAATCATAATGGTTCTTCTTGAGCGGTGTGAGCACCGTTGCCTCCTATATTGAGTCTTTTATATGTGAGTTTCACGCCACCCGTTCGAAGGCAGAACCGTGGTAATTTCCTGCGTGTCCACACAACATCTCGATTTTCTGGTGGCCACGTCTAGAAAAAACCGCTCCACCTGCAAGGTGTTCTCATCAGCTAACCTGGGTTATTTTATTAGGCAGAGGTGCAGGTATATGCTACTTTTGTTTATACACAAACACCAATCATGTAGGCTAACCAGACGGTTTTGAAAAAATAGTTAAGCCTGAAGGATTCTATGGCTATTGTGGGTctccactttttgttttcataccaGGCGTGCTGAGGCACCGAGGAGAATCGCGGGCCGCCCCTTGTCCTCGGTCCCTCGCCTCCCGATTTTCCACACTGCTCCCTGAAAGGAGCGAAGGCTTGGGAAAGTCATACCAGCTGAAACAATGTATTGACTATAGGCTCATTGCAGTCCACTGCGCatcatgtgcgcacacacagaccATCTGAAAATACTAGATGGGGGTGAATTAAAGACACCAACCTGTGGAAGATGAGGCCTCGGCGCTGTCGTTATGAGCCTAAACTGTTGTCTATATATACTTTACTCAGTGGATGTGTTATTTGGGGTTACATGACAATTTCCTGAGCTAAAGAAAGAAAGTTGGTTTAGATGGTTTTGAAAGACGC
The genomic region above belongs to Seriola aureovittata isolate HTS-2021-v1 ecotype China chromosome 9, ASM2101889v1, whole genome shotgun sequence and contains:
- the her3 gene encoding hairy-related 3; this translates as MVATTDCGEKSKPMSGHKVSKPLMEKKRRARINKCLDQLKSLLESYYSSNIRKRKLEKADILELTVKHLRNLQKIQSCTAAASEFSDYQTGFRSCLANVNQYLVMADTLNGGDRWMLSQLSGKLCRSLGRGEVSSTMDSGLGRAEIQDEARKLLPSAAGPEEGNTAKFKVVKPHSASTCRFPPSEDARRSAGPKQAVAAAAPSHNSHEKSISPKKCRSVSHRIEAANTQHNVWRPW